One Neisseria sicca genomic region harbors:
- the ygiD gene encoding 4,5-DOPA-extradiol-dioxygenase, with translation MKKMPVLFVGHGSPMNVLDKENPFNQNLRLITQKFAKPKAILMISAHWYSSRLQVTSGEHPEMIYDFYGFPEELSQVQYPAPGSPELAEQVRSLLQPENVGLNPTRGFDHGAWAVLKFLYPDADIPVVQLSLNRSQSAEWHFNLAKKLSALREQGVLIIGSGNIIHNLSVMSRAHINQIGAGYDWAFAFRETVNQAIVERDDDTLIHYERLGEKAMLSVPTPEHYLPFLCIMALREPDDAITFFNDNLVAGSLSMTSLLVG, from the coding sequence ATGAAAAAAATGCCTGTATTGTTTGTCGGGCACGGTAGTCCGATGAATGTGCTGGATAAGGAAAATCCGTTCAACCAAAATCTCCGCCTGATTACACAAAAGTTTGCCAAACCCAAAGCGATTTTGATGATTTCGGCGCATTGGTACAGCAGCCGTTTGCAGGTTACATCGGGTGAACATCCTGAAATGATTTACGATTTTTACGGATTTCCTGAAGAACTCAGCCAAGTGCAGTATCCGGCGCCCGGTTCGCCCGAATTGGCGGAGCAGGTGCGCTCGTTATTGCAGCCGGAAAATGTCGGACTGAACCCGACACGCGGTTTTGATCATGGTGCGTGGGCGGTGCTGAAATTTCTGTATCCCGATGCCGATATTCCTGTGGTACAACTCAGCCTTAACCGTTCGCAATCGGCGGAATGGCATTTCAATTTGGCGAAAAAATTATCCGCCTTGCGCGAACAGGGTGTGTTGATTATCGGCAGCGGCAATATTATCCATAATCTGAGCGTGATGAGTAGGGCGCATATTAATCAAATCGGCGCGGGTTATGACTGGGCGTTTGCGTTCCGTGAAACAGTCAATCAGGCGATTGTTGAGCGGGATGACGATACTTTGATTCATTACGAACGGCTGGGCGAAAAGGCGATGCTCTCAGTGCCGACGCCGGAACATTATCTGCCTTTTCTTTGTATTATGGCATTGCGCGAGCCGGATGATGCCATTACGTTTTTCAACGACAACCTTGTCGCCGGTTCGCTCAGTATGACTTCGCTTTTAGTGGGGTAA
- a CDS encoding aldose 1-epimerase, translating to MFTLKTDNDRLLLASADLRAEIYLYGGLLNRYEIRRPDGTWFNIVKAYDTPQHARESLTEWFRSGKLSPYACRLRHGKYSFDGKAYQCGKFKLAEHAAHGLMYDREFALVNSHADSQSAEVEIRADYAQDDSGYPFPFSLTVRYRLSADGLSIRSTVRNQGATAMPLADGWHPYFTLGGKTDDWSMEIDSSKRLGFDADLVPDGSMIDDTRFQTTSNLAGIELDNSFVLARSKPAACTLSGNGLTLSIYPDASYPYLQIFTPSTRDTIAIENLSGAPDCFNNGLGLIKLDAGEEAAFETRYHIAANRP from the coding sequence ATGTTCACACTCAAAACCGACAACGACCGCCTGCTGCTCGCCTCAGCCGATTTGCGCGCGGAAATTTATCTCTACGGCGGACTGCTCAACCGCTACGAAATCCGCCGCCCCGACGGCACATGGTTCAACATCGTCAAAGCCTACGACACCCCGCAACACGCCCGCGAGAGCCTGACCGAATGGTTCCGCAGCGGCAAGCTCAGCCCGTACGCCTGCCGCCTGCGCCACGGCAAATACAGCTTTGACGGCAAAGCATATCAGTGCGGCAAATTCAAACTCGCCGAACACGCGGCACACGGTTTGATGTATGACCGCGAGTTCGCCCTCGTCAACAGCCACGCCGACAGCCAATCCGCCGAAGTCGAAATCCGCGCAGATTACGCACAAGACGACAGCGGCTACCCCTTCCCCTTCAGCCTGACCGTCCGCTACCGTCTCAGCGCAGACGGCTTAAGCATCCGCTCCACCGTCCGCAACCAAGGCGCAACCGCCATGCCGCTCGCAGACGGCTGGCACCCCTATTTCACACTCGGCGGCAAAACCGACGATTGGTCGATGGAAATCGACAGCAGCAAACGCCTGGGTTTCGATGCCGATTTGGTTCCCGACGGCAGCATGATCGATGATACCCGTTTTCAGACGACCTCAAACTTGGCAGGCATCGAATTGGACAACAGCTTTGTCTTGGCACGCAGCAAACCCGCCGCCTGTACGCTTTCAGGCAACGGGCTGACCCTGAGCATTTACCCCGACGCATCCTATCCCTACCTGCAAATCTTCACCCCATCGACCCGCGACACCATCGCCATCGAAAACCTCAGCGGCGCACCCGACTGTTTCAACAACGGCTTAGGGTTAATCAAGCTGGACGCGGGAGAAGAAGCCGCATTTGAAACGCGCTACCATATCGCAGCCAACCGTCCGTAA
- a CDS encoding vWA domain-containing protein, with the protein MPRFFLKTVSILTLAALAACSGPLEHSSSSPEGLQSPPNAALSTAAVAEENLPLAENTERYQDQPDQPVKSVAQEPVSTFSIDVDTGSYANVRRFLTNGEQPPKDAVRIEEIVNYFPYNYPLPTDNRPFAVHTETIDSPWQPEAKLIKIGIQAQDTAKKDLPPANLVFLVDVSGSMDEENKLPLVQKTLRILTQQLRPQDKVTLITYASGEDLVLPPTSGADKETILSAIDKLRAGGATDGESALQMAYEQAQKAFVPNGINRILLATDGDFNVGVSDTETLKSMVAEKRKSGVSLSTLGFGMGNYNEDMMEQIADAGDGNYSYIDNEKEAKKVLQQQLTSTLATVAQDVKIQVEFNPATVKEYRLVGYTNRTLRNEDFNNDRVDAGDIGAGHSVTALYEIIPQGKQGWLEESRYQKAPAAKGSKNEYAFVKVRYKLPGQKDSQLMQQAVPVGSKPLDQADKDTLLALTAASYAQALRGGEYNGKLSWRDIENMAQKVQGDDPFGLKSEFLQLVRTAAGHGGTSGPLVKE; encoded by the coding sequence ATGCCCCGTTTTTTTCTAAAAACCGTTTCCATACTCACGTTAGCAGCTTTGGCCGCGTGTTCCGGTCCACTCGAACACTCAAGTTCCTCACCTGAAGGTCTTCAGAGTCCACCCAACGCAGCACTGTCTACTGCCGCCGTTGCTGAAGAAAATCTGCCTCTTGCAGAAAACACCGAACGCTACCAAGACCAACCCGACCAACCGGTCAAATCCGTTGCTCAAGAGCCTGTTTCCACATTCAGCATAGACGTCGATACCGGAAGCTACGCCAACGTCCGCCGATTTCTGACCAATGGCGAACAGCCGCCCAAAGACGCTGTACGGATTGAAGAAATCGTCAATTATTTCCCCTACAACTATCCACTGCCTACTGACAACCGTCCATTTGCCGTTCACACTGAAACCATTGATTCTCCATGGCAACCGGAAGCCAAACTCATCAAAATCGGTATCCAAGCACAAGACACCGCGAAGAAAGACCTACCGCCTGCCAACCTCGTTTTCCTTGTGGACGTATCCGGCAGTATGGATGAGGAAAACAAACTGCCGCTGGTTCAAAAAACCCTTCGCATCCTGACCCAACAATTACGTCCGCAAGACAAAGTGACCCTGATTACCTATGCGTCAGGCGAAGATCTAGTGCTTCCGCCCACCTCAGGTGCAGATAAAGAAACCATCCTGAGCGCCATCGACAAACTGCGTGCAGGCGGCGCGACAGACGGCGAATCCGCACTGCAAATGGCTTATGAGCAAGCGCAAAAAGCCTTCGTACCCAACGGCATCAACCGCATCCTACTGGCGACTGATGGCGACTTTAACGTCGGCGTATCCGACACCGAAACCCTCAAATCCATGGTTGCCGAAAAACGCAAAAGCGGCGTTTCACTCAGTACCTTGGGCTTCGGCATGGGCAACTACAACGAAGACATGATGGAACAAATCGCCGATGCGGGCGACGGCAATTACAGCTACATCGACAACGAAAAAGAAGCGAAAAAAGTCCTGCAACAGCAGCTGACCTCCACACTCGCCACCGTAGCGCAGGATGTCAAAATCCAAGTCGAATTCAACCCCGCCACCGTCAAAGAATACCGTTTGGTCGGCTATACCAACCGCACCCTGCGCAATGAAGACTTCAACAACGACAGAGTAGATGCGGGCGACATCGGCGCAGGCCACAGCGTGACCGCCCTCTATGAAATCATCCCGCAGGGCAAACAAGGCTGGCTTGAAGAATCGCGCTATCAAAAAGCTCCGGCCGCCAAAGGCAGCAAAAACGAATACGCCTTTGTCAAAGTGCGCTACAAACTGCCCGGACAAAAAGACAGTCAACTGATGCAGCAAGCCGTCCCCGTCGGCAGCAAACCGCTTGACCAAGCCGACAAAGACACCCTGCTCGCCCTTACCGCCGCTTCCTATGCCCAAGCCCTGCGCGGCGGAGAATACAACGGCAAACTCAGTTGGAGAGACATCGAAAACATGGCACAAAAAGTCCAAGGCGATGACCCGTTCGGCCTGAAGTCCGAATTTCTCCAACTGGTACGTACCGCCGCCGGACACGGAGGAACATCAGGTCCTTTAGTTAAAGAGTAA
- a CDS encoding pseudouridine synthase: MSKQPTSKRQWRDGAAPSAKKTAKPFKSKARPKDETRKTASKPYGQKVSDDLKPQNTPKQRAAKARKLVVRNPNQKIMERARDLKERRSDLSRMEPERLQKVLAASGVGSRREMEEWINNGWVTVNGKTAQLGDKVTPDDHVTVKGSIIKLKWADRLPRIILYYKQEGEIVSRDDPQGRVSIFDRLPQAASSRWVAIGRLDINTSGLLILTTSGELVQRFAHPSFEVEREYAVRVLGGLTTEQMRSLTEEGVMLEDGLAKVERIYEQGGEGANKWYNVVIKEGRNREVRRIFESQGLTVSRLVRVGFGPIGLPNRLKRGQFYELNPAEVANIIKWADMLLPGERRRKKS, encoded by the coding sequence ATGTCCAAGCAACCCACCAGCAAACGCCAATGGCGCGACGGCGCAGCCCCGTCTGCCAAGAAAACCGCCAAACCTTTCAAAAGCAAAGCCCGTCCCAAAGACGAAACGCGCAAAACCGCTTCCAAACCTTACGGACAAAAAGTTTCAGACGACCTCAAGCCGCAAAACACCCCCAAACAGCGTGCCGCCAAAGCCAGAAAACTCGTCGTCCGCAATCCCAACCAAAAAATCATGGAACGCGCGCGCGATTTGAAAGAGCGCCGCAGCGACCTGTCGCGCATGGAGCCCGAACGCCTGCAAAAAGTGCTTGCCGCGTCCGGCGTCGGTTCGCGCCGCGAAATGGAAGAGTGGATCAACAACGGCTGGGTAACGGTCAACGGCAAAACCGCGCAGTTGGGTGACAAAGTCACCCCCGACGACCACGTTACCGTCAAAGGCAGCATCATCAAACTCAAATGGGCAGACCGCCTGCCGCGCATCATCCTGTATTACAAACAAGAAGGCGAAATCGTCTCCCGCGACGACCCGCAAGGCCGCGTCAGCATCTTCGACCGCCTGCCGCAGGCCGCCAGCAGCCGCTGGGTCGCCATCGGACGCTTGGACATCAACACCAGCGGCCTGCTCATCCTGACCACCTCCGGCGAACTCGTCCAACGTTTCGCCCACCCCAGCTTCGAAGTTGAACGCGAATACGCCGTGCGCGTACTGGGCGGGCTGACCACCGAACAAATGCGCAGCCTCACCGAAGAAGGCGTGATGCTCGAAGACGGCTTGGCAAAAGTCGAACGCATCTACGAACAAGGCGGCGAAGGCGCAAACAAATGGTACAACGTCGTGATCAAAGAAGGCCGCAACCGCGAAGTGCGCCGCATTTTTGAAAGCCAAGGCCTCACCGTCAGCCGCCTCGTGCGCGTCGGCTTCGGCCCCATCGGCCTGCCCAACCGCCTCAAACGCGGACAGTTCTACGAACTCAACCCCGCCGAAGTCGCCAACATCATCAAATGGGCGGACATGCTGCTGCCGGGCGAACGCCGCCGGAAGAAAAGTTAA
- the pdxH gene encoding pyridoxamine 5'-phosphate oxidase, producing the protein MDLHNIREDYSKRELSESECYADPIVQFEQWLNEAIHSQVNEPTAVNVASVGEDGRPNSRMVLLKEVNPQGFVFFSNYLSRKGRSFDAHPFAAMTFFWPELERQVRVEGRIEKLDAAASDEYFDSRPYTSRIGAWASAQSEVLSSKAMLVAKAAAVGAKHPLHVPRPPHWGGYLVIPDRIEFWQGRPSRLHDRIQYRLVDGNWIRERLSP; encoded by the coding sequence ATGGATTTGCACAATATCCGCGAAGATTACAGCAAGCGCGAACTGTCGGAATCGGAATGCTATGCTGACCCGATTGTCCAGTTCGAGCAATGGCTGAACGAGGCGATTCATTCGCAAGTCAACGAGCCGACCGCCGTCAACGTCGCCTCGGTGGGCGAAGACGGCAGGCCGAACAGCCGCATGGTGCTGCTGAAAGAAGTCAATCCGCAGGGATTTGTGTTTTTCAGCAATTACTTAAGCCGCAAAGGACGCTCGTTTGACGCGCATCCGTTTGCCGCCATGACGTTTTTCTGGCCGGAGCTGGAGCGGCAGGTGCGCGTTGAAGGACGCATCGAAAAACTGGATGCCGCCGCTTCGGACGAATATTTCGACAGCCGCCCCTACACCAGCCGTATCGGTGCATGGGCAAGCGCGCAAAGCGAAGTGTTGTCGAGCAAAGCGATGTTGGTTGCCAAAGCCGCTGCCGTAGGCGCGAAACACCCGCTGCACGTCCCGCGCCCGCCGCATTGGGGCGGCTATCTCGTCATTCCCGACCGCATCGAATTCTGGCAGGGCCGCCCCAGCCGCCTGCACGACCGCATCCAATACCGTTTGGTTGACGGCAACTGGATACGCGAGCGGCTGTCGCCTTAA
- the dut gene encoding dUTP diphosphatase — MQTEVELKILNPKMADKLPAYATPGSAGLDLRACLDEAVTLQPGGTYLVPTGLAVHLANPDYAAVLLPRSGLGHKHGIVLGNLVGLIDSDYQGELKVSVWNRGKEAFTIEPMERIAQMVIVPVVQASFKVVDEFAASERGEGGFGSTGKA, encoded by the coding sequence ATGCAAACCGAAGTCGAACTGAAAATCCTCAATCCGAAAATGGCGGACAAACTGCCCGCCTACGCCACGCCGGGTTCCGCCGGACTGGACTTGCGCGCCTGTCTGGACGAAGCCGTTACCCTGCAACCGGGCGGTACTTATCTCGTTCCGACCGGTCTGGCGGTTCACCTTGCCAATCCCGACTACGCCGCCGTTTTGCTGCCGCGTTCCGGTCTGGGACACAAACACGGCATCGTCTTGGGCAACTTGGTCGGACTGATCGACTCGGACTATCAGGGCGAACTCAAAGTCTCCGTGTGGAACAGGGGCAAAGAAGCGTTCACCATCGAGCCGATGGAGCGCATCGCGCAAATGGTCATCGTTCCCGTCGTCCAAGCCTCGTTCAAAGTCGTGGACGAATTTGCCGCCAGCGAACGCGGCGAAGGCGGCTTCGGCAGCACGGGCAAAGCCTAA
- a CDS encoding LpxL/LpxP family acyltransferase, which translates to MTDNTQNHWAAQPERGSRLFLALTTLMVRYLPAFLMRPCIWFVVLYFYATAPKPRRHILRYQTRLQTAFPDTVLPKHGVFKQFIAFGEAVCDRFAVWQRKIRYEDLVLEDPDGVYTQVSNSVRGQIFACSHLGNTEVCRALVSHHKGFRLNVLVHSKHAQAFNEALQKAGAEHIRLIQVTDLDPTLMMELNRRIEDGEWIAIAADRVPVRGEKTADINFLGHTAPMPQGAWLLAALLKTQVNTLFCVKQNGHYHLKLRRFTDTSDWKRGNREAAVTAAMQGFADILAQECAQNPLQWFNFYDFWNEEEEKVV; encoded by the coding sequence ATGACCGACAACACGCAAAACCACTGGGCGGCGCAGCCCGAACGCGGCAGCCGCCTGTTTCTCGCCCTGACCACGCTGATGGTGCGCTATCTGCCTGCCTTCCTGATGAGGCCGTGCATCTGGTTTGTGGTGCTGTATTTCTACGCCACCGCGCCCAAACCGCGCCGCCATATCCTGCGGTATCAAACCCGTCTTCAGACGGCCTTTCCCGATACCGTTTTGCCGAAACACGGCGTATTCAAACAATTTATCGCGTTCGGCGAGGCAGTATGCGACCGATTTGCCGTGTGGCAGCGCAAAATCCGTTATGAAGATTTGGTACTAGAAGACCCGGACGGCGTTTATACGCAAGTGAGCAATTCGGTACGCGGGCAGATTTTCGCCTGCTCCCACTTGGGCAACACCGAAGTCTGCCGCGCGCTGGTGTCGCACCATAAAGGCTTCAGGCTCAATGTGTTAGTACACAGCAAACACGCGCAGGCGTTCAACGAAGCCTTGCAAAAAGCGGGCGCGGAACACATCCGCCTGATTCAGGTCACGGATTTGGATCCCACCCTGATGATGGAGCTGAACCGCCGCATCGAAGACGGCGAATGGATAGCCATTGCCGCCGACCGTGTACCCGTGCGTGGCGAAAAAACCGCCGACATCAACTTTCTAGGCCATACCGCCCCCATGCCGCAAGGCGCATGGCTCTTGGCGGCGCTCTTAAAAACACAAGTGAACACGCTGTTTTGCGTCAAACAAAACGGCCACTACCATTTGAAACTGCGCCGCTTCACCGACACCTCCGACTGGAAACGCGGCAACCGCGAAGCCGCCGTTACCGCCGCCATGCAGGGCTTCGCCGATATTTTGGCGCAAGAATGCGCGCAAAATCCGCTGCAATGGTTTAACTTTTATGATTTTTGGAACGAGGAAGAAGAAAAGGTCGTCTGA
- a CDS encoding glycosyltransferase family 2 protein gives MKTLVLIPHYNHPAAIARVAQTMHGFGLDVLIVDDGSREECKPVLQALVSDGIHVLYRPTNGGKGAAVKTGLKYAEENGYSHVLQVDADGQHHLDDTPKLLAAAEQNPEAVVCGWPQYGGDAPKARLYGRKITDFWNMLHTWSCDIKDGMCGFRLYPLAPALSVVREETVGDRMDFDTEILIRLYWRGVKPVWIKTPVQYAADGVSHFNAFADNVRISKMHTRLFLGMLRRRLGTLFGKAV, from the coding sequence ATGAAAACCCTAGTGTTAATCCCCCACTACAACCACCCCGCCGCCATCGCCCGCGTCGCACAGACCATGCACGGCTTCGGTTTGGACGTATTGATTGTGGACGACGGTTCGCGCGAAGAATGCAAACCCGTATTGCAGGCATTGGTTTCAGACGGCATCCACGTCCTTTACCGCCCCACCAACGGCGGCAAAGGCGCGGCGGTTAAAACCGGTTTGAAATACGCCGAAGAAAACGGTTACAGCCATGTTTTGCAGGTCGATGCCGACGGGCAGCACCATCTGGACGACACGCCCAAACTCTTGGCGGCGGCGGAACAAAACCCCGAAGCCGTCGTCTGCGGCTGGCCGCAATACGGCGGCGACGCGCCCAAAGCGCGGCTGTACGGACGCAAAATTACCGACTTCTGGAACATGCTGCACACTTGGTCGTGCGACATCAAAGACGGCATGTGCGGCTTCCGCCTGTACCCGCTCGCCCCCGCGCTTTCGGTCGTCCGCGAAGAAACCGTAGGCGACCGCATGGATTTCGACACGGAAATCCTCATCCGCCTGTACTGGCGCGGCGTCAAGCCGGTTTGGATTAAAACGCCCGTGCAATACGCCGCCGACGGCGTGTCCCACTTCAACGCCTTCGCCGACAACGTGCGCATCAGCAAAATGCACACACGGCTGTTTTTAGGGATGTTGCGGCGGCGTTTGGGCACTTTATTCGGAAAGGCCGTCTGA
- a CDS encoding class I SAM-dependent methyltransferase has protein sequence MQLFPALAQRYSEEHQSAGEAQRLAQEIAFAPIVFQVSRLMVKFGILDLLNDHSDGLTQAEIAEKAQISGYAAQVLLEASLSIGTVHTRDNRYFISKAGWFLLKDKMARVNMDFTQEICYQGMFDLEKTLQTGKPEGLKVFGSWPTIYEGLSSLPSVAQEKWFAFDHYYSDNSFAEALKTVFAKPVKKLLDVGGNTGRWAEQCVGYNAEVEVTIMDLPQQIALMREATKGKTGAERIHAHPANLLDPEVPFPTGFDAIWMSQFLDCFSEEQVTGILRRAAASMSAHTSLYIMEPCWDRQQYETAAYCLTMTSLYFTAMANGNSKIFHSEDLIRCVENAGLKVAEISDGIGRGHSILRCEKVV, from the coding sequence ATGCAACTTTTTCCAGCACTAGCACAACGTTATTCCGAAGAACACCAGTCCGCAGGCGAAGCGCAGCGTTTGGCGCAGGAAATCGCCTTTGCGCCGATTGTGTTCCAAGTATCCCGCCTGATGGTGAAATTCGGCATTTTGGATTTGCTGAACGACCATTCAGACGGCCTTACTCAAGCCGAAATCGCCGAAAAAGCGCAAATCAGCGGTTACGCCGCGCAAGTGCTGCTTGAAGCCTCGCTCTCCATCGGCACGGTGCATACCCGCGACAACCGCTATTTCATCAGCAAAGCCGGCTGGTTCTTACTGAAAGACAAAATGGCGCGCGTGAACATGGATTTCACGCAGGAAATCTGTTACCAAGGCATGTTCGACTTGGAAAAAACCCTGCAAACGGGCAAACCCGAAGGGCTGAAAGTTTTCGGCAGCTGGCCGACGATTTACGAAGGCCTGTCCTCGCTGCCGAGCGTCGCGCAGGAAAAATGGTTTGCCTTCGACCACTATTATTCTGACAATTCCTTTGCCGAAGCCTTGAAAACCGTGTTCGCCAAACCGGTTAAAAAGCTGCTCGACGTCGGCGGCAACACCGGCCGCTGGGCGGAACAATGCGTCGGCTACAACGCCGAAGTCGAAGTTACCATCATGGATTTGCCGCAACAAATCGCCCTGATGCGCGAAGCGACCAAAGGCAAAACCGGCGCGGAACGCATCCATGCCCACCCTGCCAACCTGCTCGACCCCGAAGTTCCCTTCCCGACGGGTTTCGACGCGATTTGGATGAGCCAGTTTTTAGACTGTTTCAGCGAAGAACAAGTTACCGGCATCCTGCGCCGCGCCGCCGCTTCCATGAGTGCGCACACCAGCCTCTACATCATGGAACCCTGCTGGGACAGGCAGCAATACGAAACCGCCGCCTACTGCCTGACCATGACCAGCCTGTATTTCACCGCCATGGCCAACGGCAACAGCAAAATCTTCCATTCCGAAGACCTGATACGCTGCGTTGAAAACGCCGGATTGAAAGTGGCGGAAATTTCAGACGGCATCGGACGCGGACACAGCATTTTGCGCTGCGAGAAGGTCGTCTGA
- a CDS encoding AMP-binding protein, translating into MRLTQILSPDLPQQDLIATHPNWTRADFNRAVFRLSGRLKTANVQTAALWFDDAALFACAVLAVWHSGGRVLLLPNLARDNLDWGRTADVFLTDSEDLQSKLDSQTEQRDESGQPLDVQPNPPVWHLPDLLTHTSPENSPPAPENHLIPDHAEAWLKTSGSSGEAQVIVKTAAQMQAEALMLADALPFGRGGETVIGSVIPQHLYGFTFRFALALTMGWPMERRQAVYPENLLASTAAHEKVVWIASPAVLNRLGENRNWQSIGHKIAGIVSAGGALPEATADLLQQAAVRPFEVYGSTETGVIASRRESCEWRPFAGVEIGQNEEGALWASSPWSPERRQTADLIEPQRDGFLLLGRQDRIIKFEDKRVSLTQIEHELLRHPWIADAHCGRHPQHQRIAIWAALNADGIAALRDQGRAAVADALKRYLAATQDTIALPRYWRFADSLPRNAQAKIAAADFQTAFTVVQTSPVWSKTSSEEETAAETFIGRVPLDLVYFGGHFATFPLVPGVVELQWVRDLAARHPWGRQRVVRVENLKYQQFVRPHDEVSVELKYDEAKNKLSFKVSNGDNPCASGRIVFEVV; encoded by the coding sequence ATGCGCCTAACCCAAATCCTATCCCCCGACCTGCCCCAACAAGACCTTATCGCTACCCATCCAAATTGGACGCGTGCTGATTTCAACCGTGCGGTTTTCCGGCTGTCAGGTCGTCTGAAAACAGCAAATGTGCAAACTGCCGCGTTGTGGTTTGACGATGCCGCGCTGTTTGCCTGCGCCGTGTTGGCGGTGTGGCATTCGGGCGGGCGGGTGTTGCTGCTGCCGAATCTGGCGCGGGACAATTTGGACTGGGGGCGGACGGCGGATGTGTTTTTGACGGATTCCGAAGATTTGCAAAGTAAGTTGGACAGTCAAACCGAACAACGCGATGAATCCGGACAGCCGTTGGATGTGCAACCCAACCCACCCGTGTGGCACCTGCCCGATTTGCTGACACACACGTCGCCTGAAAACTCGCCCCCCGCCCCTGAAAACCATCTGATTCCCGACCATGCCGAGGCATGGCTGAAAACGTCGGGTTCCAGCGGCGAGGCGCAGGTTATTGTGAAAACCGCCGCGCAGATGCAGGCGGAAGCCTTGATGTTGGCGGATGCGCTGCCATTCGGACGCGGCGGGGAAACGGTTATCGGCAGCGTCATTCCGCAACACCTTTACGGCTTCACTTTCCGTTTCGCGCTTGCGCTGACAATGGGCTGGCCTATGGAGCGGCGGCAGGCGGTTTATCCTGAAAACCTGCTCGCCAGTACGGCGGCGCATGAAAAAGTGGTGTGGATTGCCAGTCCGGCGGTACTCAACCGCTTAGGTGAAAACCGCAACTGGCAGAGCATCGGCCATAAAATCGCGGGTATCGTGTCGGCGGGCGGTGCGCTGCCCGAAGCCACGGCGGATTTGCTGCAACAGGCTGCCGTCCGCCCGTTTGAAGTGTACGGCAGCACCGAAACCGGCGTGATTGCGTCGCGTCGGGAAAGTTGCGAATGGCGGCCGTTTGCCGGTGTGGAAATCGGGCAGAACGAAGAAGGCGCATTGTGGGCATCTTCGCCGTGGTCGCCCGAACGCCGCCAGACCGCCGACTTAATCGAGCCGCAGCGCGACGGTTTCCTGCTGCTCGGCCGCCAAGACCGCATCATCAAATTCGAGGACAAACGCGTGTCGCTAACCCAAATCGAACACGAACTTTTACGGCATCCGTGGATCGCCGACGCCCATTGCGGCCGCCATCCGCAACATCAACGCATCGCCATATGGGCGGCGTTAAACGCGGACGGTATCGCCGCCCTGCGCGACCAAGGCCGAGCCGCCGTTGCCGACGCGCTCAAACGCTACCTTGCCGCCACGCAGGACACCATCGCCCTGCCCCGTTACTGGCGTTTCGCCGACAGCCTGCCGCGCAACGCTCAGGCCAAAATCGCCGCCGCCGATTTTCAGACGGCCTTTACCGTCGTCCAAACATCGCCCGTTTGGTCAAAAACATCATCTGAAGAAGAAACCGCCGCCGAAACCTTCATCGGCCGCGTGCCGCTCGATTTGGTCTATTTCGGCGGCCATTTCGCCACTTTCCCGCTCGTACCCGGCGTAGTCGAGCTGCAATGGGTACGCGATCTGGCGGCGCGGCATCCGTGGGGCAGGCAGCGCGTCGTCCGCGTGGAAAACCTGAAATACCAGCAGTTCGTCCGTCCGCATGACGAAGTGTCGGTGGAACTGAAATACGATGAAGCCAAAAACAAATTGAGCTTTAAAGTCAGCAATGGCGACAATCCCTGTGCATCGGGACGGATTGTGTTCGAGGTCGTCTGA